ATGCCGATGCGGTATTGGTGCCGGGTGGTTTTGGCAAGCGCGGTAGCGAGGGGAAAATAGCAGCGGTTAATTATGCTCGCACACAGGGAGTGCCATATTTGGGTATTTGTCTTGGTTTGCAGATGGCCGTTGTCGAGTTTGCCAGAAACAAAGCTGGCAGGAAGGAGGCAGCTAGTTCAGAGTTTGTAGAAGATCCGGTTGATCCAGTGATTGATTTGATGCAGGGACAGCGCGGTTTAGCGCAAAAAGGTGCTACAATGCGCCTTGGGGCGTACCCCTGTGTTTTTAAAAAGGACACACTTGCCTCGCGCATATATGGAGATAGGGACGAAGTTTTTGAGCGCCATCGCCATCGCTGGGAAGTAAATAACGCCTATCGGGAATTGTTAGAGAGTAATGGATTAGTGATATCTGGCGTTTCTCCAGACAACTCATTGGTGGAAATAGTAGAGGTGCCAGACCATCCTTGGTTTGTTGGTGTTCAGTTTCATCCGGAGTTTTTGTCTCGACCTTTGGCTCCTCATGCGCTGTTCGTTAGCTTCATACAAGCTGCGCTGAGACATAGAGACAGCAAGAAGCAAACTCTAAAGGGCGAGATTGAAGTCCTCTCGTCGCCTACTCAGAGTGCAGGGCAAGTCGAAGCCCGAGAAACGTCCGCGTTTGGGCGCTTAGGCGGGTTCGTAAGCTCATAGTCTGGGGAAAAGATAGTTCGGCATTCACACACACATTATATAGTTCGTTGAGGAAATGCAGTGGTAGTTATTGGTGGACAAGATAGTGGTGTTTCACAAGTAGAAGTAGGAATGGGCAAACCGCTTGCTATTTTCTGCGGTCCCTGTGTTATTGAGTCGCGAGATCATCTCCTTAGACACGCAGAACTAATAACTGCTGAGGCGCGCAAGGCCAAGATGCCACTTGTGTTTAAATCCTCTTTTGACAAGGCCAATAGGACATCGGCGGGGAGTTTTCGCGGAGTTGGTATGCAGGAGGGTTTAGCAATTCTAAGTGAAGTTCGACGTGAGTTTGGAGTGCCGGTAGTTACGGACGTTCACGATGAGCAGCAAGTGGAGGAGGTTGCTAAAGTCTGTGACGTTTTGCAGATCCCAGCTTTTTTGTGTCGCCAAACTGATTTGGTAATGGCAGCAGCGCGAACCGGAAAACCGCTTTTAATTAAGAAGGGGCAGTTTTTGGCGCCCGAAGATATGCAATATGTTGCCGAGAAGGCAGTCGTTGCGGGTGGTGCCGATAGGGTCATGCTTTGTGAGAGAGGAACTTGTTTTGGCTACAGGGATCTAGTTGTGGATTTTAGAGGTTTACACGTCATGCGATCTTTAGGCTATCCAGTTGTATTTGATGCTACTCATTCCGTTCAGAGTATGGGCGGTGCTGGCGGTAGCTCGTCGGGCAAGCGCGAATATGTGCCCTTGTTAACAAGGGCTGCAGTGGCAGTTGGTGTGGATGCTTTGTTTTTAGAGTGCCATGAAAATCCCGATTGTGCGATGTCAGATGGGCCAAACATGATACCCATAAGCAAACTTTCTAGTTTGCTAGATGTGGTTACAAAGCTAGACGAAGTTAGGCGCTTTTGTTCTAACGAGTAGATAGGAAATACGTGTACTTAGCAAAGCAAGTCAATCAGCGACATGTTCAGTGGCTTTTTTTAGCTATGATGGCGTTTTACTTGTCGTACTTAGCGTTGTCTATTATCCTCGAGTCGAGGGAGCGCAAGTCTTTGTTTAGTGGCGGACTGTTTAGCAATGGTGCGAGCGGTTCGCAAGTGGAGCAGTTAGCCGCAAGAGATCCGGTAGCGCTTCACCTTAAGGAGTTTCATCGCGTTGAGGTGCGCGATGGGCAACCGATATGGGAAGTAAAAGCCAAGGATGCTAAATATTATTCAGTAGAGGGATTTTTGCACGTAAGTGATGCCAAGGTAATTGTGTATAGACCGGGAGGGCAGACTTTTGAGTTTCATTGCAAAGCGGGCAAACTCTATGTGGAGTCAAATGTGTTAAGGCGCGCGGAAATGGAGGGTGAGGTAGCGTTAAAGCTAGACACATCGTTATCTATTAGGACTGCCATGGCAACTTATGATGTAGATACTAGCATTGTGACAGCGCCAGGGTTAGTCAATATAGATGGCGCAACTTTTATGATTAGTGGAATTGGCTTAAATGCGAACATGCTGACGCGCGTAGTAGCACTTAGTAAGGATGTAAGTTCGTCTTTCCAGCACCTAGAATCAGCTTCTAGCGGTCAGTTGAAAAAAAGTCTAGGCGTGTTGGATAAAAAGTAAATGTAATGGCAATCGAAATTAGAAAGGAATGTGGGATGGCTGCTAGTATGTGGAAGAGAGGTCTTTTGCAAGTATTATTTCCTTTCGTGATTGTCGTAGCAATGCTGGGCGCTATGTCGACGGCGGCAAACGCTGAGTCGAAGCAGGGTGGGCTCAAGGAAAAACTTCTAGGCGGTAA
Above is a window of Deltaproteobacteria bacterium DNA encoding:
- the lptC gene encoding LPS export ABC transporter periplasmic protein LptC, with protein sequence MYLAKQVNQRHVQWLFLAMMAFYLSYLALSIILESRERKSLFSGGLFSNGASGSQVEQLAARDPVALHLKEFHRVEVRDGQPIWEVKAKDAKYYSVEGFLHVSDAKVIVYRPGGQTFEFHCKAGKLYVESNVLRRAEMEGEVALKLDTSLSIRTAMATYDVDTSIVTAPGLVNIDGATFMISGIGLNANMLTRVVALSKDVSSSFQHLESASSGQLKKSLGVLDKK
- the kdsA gene encoding 3-deoxy-8-phosphooctulonate synthase; translated protein: MGKPLAIFCGPCVIESRDHLLRHAELITAEARKAKMPLVFKSSFDKANRTSAGSFRGVGMQEGLAILSEVRREFGVPVVTDVHDEQQVEEVAKVCDVLQIPAFLCRQTDLVMAAARTGKPLLIKKGQFLAPEDMQYVAEKAVVAGGADRVMLCERGTCFGYRDLVVDFRGLHVMRSLGYPVVFDATHSVQSMGGAGGSSSGKREYVPLLTRAAVAVGVDALFLECHENPDCAMSDGPNMIPISKLSSLLDVVTKLDEVRRFCSNE